Within Lolium rigidum isolate FL_2022 chromosome 5, APGP_CSIRO_Lrig_0.1, whole genome shotgun sequence, the genomic segment taccaGTTAAGTTAGCTCTGAAGCAATATATGTAGACCCGCCTTCTCTAGAAGGATGCAGGCATTTACAGCTTACACTTTCAACATTTCTTTCCCCAGGGCAGCATTTGTATTTTTCCTTTCCTAAACTGTATTCTGTACTATCTTTTACATAAGCTTGTTGTATCCCAGCACAGTGCTTCATGGTtgaaactctctcatgtatgaaaCCGTCTCATCTACTTTTGTGTTTCTAAGACTTAAGCAATATATCCATATCCCTGTCATTTTGATTATTTATGCATTTCCTTCTTGGATTCATGCAGCTGACCTGTTTGATGAAAGGTCGGCACCAGCCTCCATTCACAGTGCTTCCAAGAGTGCGCTAGAAAACAACAATGGTGTCGACAGGCTCAGCAGCCTGCCTGATGAGCTGCTACACCATGTGATGTCCTTCTTACCAATGTCGGAGGTCGTGCGCACGAGTCTTCTCTTAGTCAGGTGGCGCAGTCTCTGGGCCTCTACACCATTCGTCCATATTGATTACCAGGACTTCAAGGATGAAAACAAGCCGAGGGGTGTGGATGACGAAAAGCTGAAGGAGTTTGGAGACCACTTGCTGCTCTTGCGTGATGACGCTGTTTGCTTGGATGAGGCACGAATCTTTGTCACTCATGGCAGTAGTTGGAATAATTTTGCATGGGTTCGTCATGCCATCAAGCACAAAGTTCGTCTCCTCCAGGTTTCTGGATCGGTCCACTCTCCCTATTTGGATAGCACATCAATGTTTCCTTCTCAGCACCTCAAAATAATCAGGCTCCAATCTCTGTTTTTGTGTCACCGATTCTTTGAGATGCTGAACAATGAATGGTCtgtggttgaatatttagagctgGAGGAATGCAGTTTGATTCGCGTGAAAGAGATCTCATCGAGGTCACTCAAGGTTCTGCATATGATTCACTGCTTTAACGGCGAGGGTCTCCTGATTTGTGCTAGAAGCCTTACCGATCTCTCTATCCTTGACCCCACCTGTCTTGGTGCTATAGTAACTAGGGATTAGTCTTCTCTAGTAAAAGCTTCAGTTACTCTAAGTTCCGAGAGTTTAAATTTTCCTATCGACACAATGGTGTATGGTCATCGTCTACTTGATGGTCTTTCACATGCCACAACACTGGAGTTGCACGCACCATTACACGAGGTACAAATGGGTTCCTTTTATTTTCTGTACCATTACAGGTTTAGGTGAATATATTTTCTTGGCTTGTTTGTATTGTTGTAACAAGCTATGAAGAGAACATCATATCATCAACTATCCAACTTTCTTTGTTCAAAATGAAGCTCGCATTTGAGAGAGGTATGCAAACATGCCCAATGTTCAATAACCTCACAAGCCTGCTGCTGGGGGATTGGTGCATGGGTGCCGACTTCTACccacttcttcgcattctccaggGCTCGAGCAAGCTGAAGGAACTAAATGTGAAGCTCAAAATGGTATGCCCATTCCTCCTAGACATGACTATTATTTGTATTTGCCTGCCTAGAGAGGTTCTGCTGCATTATGTAAAAATAGGAATATCATTTAATGAAGAAGGTAAAGAAAAATATTTGTATGCCTGAACTAATCCTCTAAGTATTATGTTACCCTAATTTTGACACTACAGGAGGAATGTAGTATATGCAAGAAATCTGAATCTGCCTTGTCTTC encodes:
- the LOC124651213 gene encoding uncharacterized protein LOC124651213, which codes for MVYGHRLLDGLSHATTLELHAPLHELAFERGMQTCPMFNNLTSLLLGDWCMGADFYPLLRILQGSSKLKELNVKLKMEECSICKKSESALSSSRATLSGRGSYPSIERIKICCLEEDPRVYALVNALQPTINPDGKISIERC